A portion of the Haemorhous mexicanus isolate bHaeMex1 chromosome 3, bHaeMex1.pri, whole genome shotgun sequence genome contains these proteins:
- the SAYSD1 gene encoding SAYSvFN domain-containing protein 1 — MAATVERRLAEFRAARGSASAAPRPDEPPGKATAPEAAEGPRAAAEGPGGGAQVRPGAAATPVWARPLVLKVLLWAVLLALFAELELGLPYFVLSLLYWMYAGTRGPAERRPGELSAYSVFNPGCAAIAGTLTAEQLERELHYRPAAGS, encoded by the exons ATGGCGGCCACTGTGGAGCGGCGCCTCGCCGAGTTCCGCGCCGCCCGCGGCAGCGCTTCCGCCGCTCCGCGCCCAGACGAGCCGCCGGGAAAGGCCACGGCTCCAGAGGCCGCTGAGGGACCGCGGGCAGCCGCGGAGGGCCCGGGCGGCGGCGCTCAG GTCCGGCCCGGCGCGGCGGCCACTCCGGTGTGGGCGCGCCCGCTGGTGCtgaaggtgctgctgtgggccGTGCTGCTGGCGTTGTTCGCGGAGCTGGAGCTTGGGCTGCCCTACTTCGTCCTCTCCCTGCTCTACTGGATGTACGCCGGCAcccgcggccccgccgagcGGCGGCCCGGCGAGCTCAGCGCCTACTCCGTCTTCAACCCCGGCTGCGCCGCCATCGCCGGGACTCTGACGGCCGAGCAGCTGGAGCGGGAGCTGCACTACCGGCCCGCCGCGGGCAGCTag